DNA from Triticum aestivum cultivar Chinese Spring chromosome 7D, IWGSC CS RefSeq v2.1, whole genome shotgun sequence:
ctccccccccccccaatccgcCGGCGGGTGAGTCCTCGTCCTCGTTTCTTTTAGGTTTAACGTCTTGGTTGAGATTGTGTGGCGGCGGCGATGTCTCTCATTAGGAATAATGCCTCCCACGTTCTATCCCCGCCCCGATGGTGCTCCTAGCTTCGTCGGAGGGCGTGCGGAGGTGTGTCTCCGTCAGATCTCGCGCGATTCAGTCGATGttggtcttcggtggatctgttTAGATTCCGAATTTATTCATCTTCGTTTGGGTGTACGGGTTTGATCCTTCCAATCTACGATTTTCTTCATCAGTGATGATTGCTGCTCTAGTGCTTTTGTCCTATGGGGACTTCGTACGACGACTTCCTGACTATGTACTACAACAAGGCTTGCCCGGTTCCGACGAggacgcgcggggggggggggggggggtggcgatgACGATGGcgcaccttcggctcgctccaatgcttgtagtcgtcgctaggtggtccacaaacctggttgtaatttttattatctcTGGTGTTCTTTGTAAAGTCATGATCGAAGATAAATAGATTGGAAGATTTTCGGGGGAAAAAGGTTGAAACTATGAACTGCACGGATCGTACATGCACAAGTCAGACCAGCGAACGTTTCAAACGGGATACACTGGAGCAGTTAATTAGCTGGCATCTTTCGTCACTGATTTAGATGTTTTGCAGTAACAGCCCATGCCAGAATTTGCTATTTTTTagaaaaccagagagagagagagagagagagagagagagagagagagagagagagagagagagagagagagagagagcgcgtgGAGCAGTCAGTCGGTGTtgcgtgcgtgtgtatatataccGACCTGCAGAGCGCCAACTCTTGtctcacaacaacaacaacaacaacatggcGGCCTCTGTGCAGCTTGATGAGCCTGCTCGGACGCCCCGcgtggaggaagaggaagaggcgtcggacgacgaggaggagcacgAGGAGTGGAGGGAGCTGTACGGCTCGCAGCTGCAGCTGGAGGTGGAGCCGCCGCTGCACGACGCGCGCGACGAGGGCACGGCGGACGCGTGGACGGAGCGTAACCCGTCGCTCATCCGCCTCACCGGCAAGCACCCCTTCAACTGCGAGCCGCCGCTGGCGCGCCTCATGCACCACGGCTTCATCACCCCGGCGCCGCTGCACTACGTGCGCAACCACGGCCCCGTGCCCCGCGCCGACTGGTCCTCGTGGACCGTGGAGGTCTCCGGCCTCGTCAGCCGGGCCGTGCGGCTCACCATGGACGAGCTGGTCCGCGACTTCCCCGCCGCGGAGCTCCCCGTCACGCTCGTCTGTGCCGGCAACCGCCGCAAGGAGCAGAACATGGTGCGGCAGACGGCCGGGTTCAACTGGGGCGCCGCGGGCGTGTCCACCTCCGTGTGGCGCGGCGCGCGCCTCCGCGACGTACTGCGCCGGTGCGGCATCATGGGCCTCAGGAAGGGCCGCGGCGCGCTCCACGTGTGCTTCGTGGGCGCCGAGGAcctccccggcggcggcggcggcggcgccaagtaCGGCACCAGCGTGACGCGCGAGTGGGCGCTGGACCCTTCCAGAGACATCATGCTCGCCTACGCTCAGAACGGGGAGCCGCTGCTGCCGGACCACGGCTTCCCGGTGCGCGTCATCATCCCGGGCTGCATCGGCGGCCGCATGGTCAAGTGGCTCACGCGCATCGTCGTCACCGCCGCCGAGTCCGACAACTACTACCACTTCAAGGACAACCGCGTCCTGCCGTCCCACGTCGACGCCGAGCTCGCCGACGCGCAGGCGTGGTGGTACAAGCCGGAGTACATCATCAACGAGCTCAACACAAACTCGGTGATCACCACGCCCGGTCACGACGAGATCCTGCCCATCAACGCCTTCACCACGCAGCGCGCCTACACCATGAAAGGATACGCCTACGCCGGTGAGTCGTCCGTGCACCATTCATGCCTTTGACATCTTAGGTGTTGATATTTCTCTCTATAAAAGTCAAACATCTTTTgggtttgaccaagtttgtagcaAAATTTATCACGGGCAGGGAAGGGAATCTAGTTTCTAAATAAGGGAATCTAATCTAAGAGTATATAAGGTGTATAGATCAAAGAATTAAAAGTCAAATGTTTTTATGTTTGACTAGGTTTAGAGGGAAATATACCAAGTATTAAGCATACAATACTAAATaaagaaaatataaaaataatagtaATTAATCTAATGACACTGATTTGACATCTTAGATATTGATATTTCACTCTATAAACTTGTTAGAGATGTTTGAGATTTCAGTTGCAATTCGAGAATGAGGATATTGCACATATTATTGAAGATTAGATAATCATAGTACCTTTATACCAGTTAGCGAGATCGAGTATCTTCTTGAAATTCTTCATCCATATCGAGCTGGCATAGGATATCCTATTTATCTGAAAGAGTGATCCCACTACTTATTATCTCCCGCATGTACTTCCACGTCATCAAAACTATGATAGTCATTAGATTTACTAGTTTGATCCACTAACATCCGTCCAATCTATACATGGGAATCATATACCATGCAACATGCATTGGTTTATTGTAAATAGTTTAAATCACACTGCATTTAATTGTGACAAACACAACTTCCCATGTTAAGATTTATTTTTCTTATGTGAAATTTCTCGTATCATTTGAATCGTAAGGACCAAACTAGTACACACTATTTAGAAATTATATATTCAATTCTGCTGCGACACACGGGGAATCGTATACTCTATATAGATGATATTCCATcattccaaaataattgaagttctaaCTTTGTCCTAAATCAAACATCTTTTGGGTATGACCAAGTTTGTAGCAAAATTTatcacgaaccaggaagggaatcTAGTTTCTGAATAAGGGAATATAATATAAGAGTATATAAGGCGTATAGATCAAAAAATTAAAGTCAAGTGTTTTTATGTTTGACTAAGTTTAGGCCAAAATATACCAAGTTATTAGCATACTTTTCATGttatgatttatttttcttatGCAGAAATTTCTCATATTATATATTTAAATCGTAAGGACAGAATTAGTAAACAATATTTAAAAATTATATATCTAATTCCCGCTGCAACATGCGAGGATTTGTATACTCTAGATAGAAGATACCCAGTTGTTCCATAATATTTGAAGTTCTAGCTTTGTCATAAGTCAAACATCTTTTgggtttgaccaagtttgtagcaAAATGTATCAATATCCATGACTTTCCATATATATAGTATGAAAACATattttatgatgaatctaatgaaacTAGTTTCGTGTTGTCGATACTTTTCTGTAGACTTGGTCAAATTTCAAAAAGTTCAACTTGTTCGAATAATTTTGAACGATGAagtataataaaaataataaacctTATATTTTCGAACTAAATAAACCTTCACTAGCATCCTACATACCTTATTCATCCTCACtaatatattggtctcaacatatAAACATGCCACCTCACCATCCAATTATGAATGAGATAAGTCCCACCTCAACATGCGATCATGCATGGATAAAGACCCACAACAACATTCAACCATGCAtgagatttttttaattattattctacttatattcaataaatattggTACTAATATACATGATCAAATATAGTAAGTCATACTATGTATTAAGAGCCAGCTGTGTTGTTAAGTAGTCTTTCTTGTGAGTGTAATTGATCATATTTCTCACAACTCTTTTTCTTGTTGTTGCGTTTTAAAGGTGGTGGCAAGAAGATCATAAGAGTGGAGGTGACGCTGGACGGGGGCGAGACATGGATGTTGTGCACGCTCGACATCCCGGAGAAGCCCAACAAGTATGGCAGGTACTGGTGCTGGTGCTTCTGGTCCGTCGATGTCGAGGTCCTGGATCTCCTCGGCGCCAAGGAGGTGGCGGTGCGCGCCTGGGACCAGGCACAGAACACCCAACCCGAGAAGCTTATATGGAACCTCATGGTTTGTACCCTGCATCCACATGTGTCCATCCATGGCATCGTGACCTTTGCAAGCGCCATTGATTCGAGAGTGTGATGTGTTTgtacacatgacatgattgcagGGGATGATGAACAACTGTTGGTTCAAGGTCAAGGTGAACGTGTGCCGGCCGCACAAGAGGGAGATCGGTCTGGTGTTCGAGCATCCGACGCAGCCAGCCAACCAGACGGGCGGGTGGATGGCGCGGCAGAAGCACATGGAGACCGCCGCCCCGGGACTCAAGCGTAGCACGTCCACGCCCTTCATTCACACCACCGACGACAAGCAGTTCACCATGTCCGAGGTGCGCAAGCACGGGTCCAAGGACTCTGCGTGGATCGTCGTCCACGGACACGTCTACGACTGCACCGCCTTCCTCAAGGACCACCCCGGTGGCGCCGACAGCATCCTCATCAACGCTGGCACGGACTGCACCGAGGAGTTCGACGCCATCCACTCAGACAAGGCAAAGGCGCTCCTCGACGCGCACCGCATCGGCCAACTCATCACCACTGGCGGCGGCTATACCTCTGACAACTCCGTCCATGGCGGCTCCTCTCTTGCCCCCATCCGCGAGGCTACCAAGGCCACCGCCGCACCGATCGCACTATCAAGCCCGCGTGAGAAGGTTCGCTGCCGCCTCGTCGACAAGAAGGAGCTCTCCCGTGACGTGTGCCTGTTCCGCTTCGCGCTGCCGTCCTCCGACCAGGTGCTCGGCCTGCCAGTTGGCAAGCACATATTTGTGTGCGCCAACATCGAGGGGAAGTTATGCATGCGCCCGTACACGCCGACGAGCATGGTCGACAAGGTCGGCCAGTTCGAGCTCCTCGTCAAGGTGTACTTCAAGAACGAGCACCCCAAGTTCCCCGACGGCGGGGTCATGACACAGTACCTGGAATCGCTTCAGGTAGGCAGCTCCTATATCGACGTCAAGGGGCCTCTCGGCCATGTGGAATACACCGGCCGCGGCAGCTTCATGATCGGCGGCAAGCCGCGGCGAGCGCGACGCCTGGCGATGATCTGCGGCGGGAGCGGGATCACACCCATGTATCAAGTTATCCAGGCAGTGTTGCGCGACCAGCCGGGGGATGAGACGGAGATGCACCTCGTGTATGCGAACCGGACGGAGGACGACATCCTGCTGCGCGACGAGCTGGACCGTTGGGCGGCGGAGCACCCGGACATGCTCAAGGTGTGGTACGTGATCGACCAGGTGAAGCGACCGGAGGAAGGCTGGAAGTTCAGCGTCGGGCACGTGAGGGAGGACATTCTGCGCGCACACGTGCCGGAGGGGGGCGATGACACCCTCGCGCTCGCCTGCGGGCCGCCGCCCATGATCAAGTTCGCCATCTCGCCCAACCTCGAGAAGATGAAGTATGACATGGCCAATTCTTTCATCTCGTTCTAAAATTCCGTAGCACCTGGCTAAGCTAGCTTCCGCGACGACGCGTCTGGATGTGTATATGGCATATATAGAGAACTAAAGCGGTCGGatggttagagcaactctagcagaccccgcaaaccCGCATAATTCCGACGATTATACGGGCTCGGTCCATTTTTCTGGCCAGACCAGAGCCCGCATCGGTGTCCGGCCCGTAAATTTttttgccgcagcccgcaaacGCAACCCCCGAGCCACTATAACTGCGGGTTTGCGGGGTAGatgcgggtcgaaaccctatcctcCCGCCGCCGCGTTCCCCTCCAAATTCCTACCGCGCCGCTcgatttctcgccgccggcgagccttGAACCACCATGGCCGACTCGGGGGACGaggcggagcgccgccgccgcaccagatCTGACGCCGCGCGCAAGCGGGGGGCGCGTCGGTGAGTCAACCAGGGTGCCCGGCCGCCGCCGGCATTCGATCGGCGCGAGCTCGacgagttcgagctcgagcgcgcccgtcgccgccgcgcctcctccggcAACTGGTCCGCGGGGAGCTCATCCGGCCACGGGTCCGCGGGGTGCTCATCCGCGGGCGCATCGAGCTCGCGGCTCGTTCCGGTGAAGAGGGAGCCGGAGGAGGCCGTGCCCGATGCGCCGCCGCGCCGAAGCGTCATCGGACCCGAGGACTACCTCCCACCGGGgcaggaggagctcctcgagcgcgTCGTCCTCGAGCGGTCGGCGAGGGATCAGGAGGAGATGGAGGAGCGCATCCGGCGCGAGCTCGAGTACGAGCGGCTCTTCCTCGAGACGGGCCTCACGGCATCGCAGGCGCATGCATCGAAGGAGGCCGACCTGCGCGTGATGAAGGAGGAGCAGGCAAAGCTCTTCGTCGACCTCGACCCCGACTCCTCCGACTCCGACTAATCGCCGCCGGTGGGCAGCTACCGCAGGAGCTCCGGTGAGCTCAATTTTGTTGCAGTGGTGCGGTAGCGTAGGCCCTGTCTAGCATATCTAACCTTTATGTATGTATGTGGCTTGTACGAACTTCTATGCGAAGAAGAACCATCTATGcgagcgagctccggcgagctgttGTTTAAATTTCTCGCGCGAAACAACTTTTTTTAAAATTTAGGGGTTTGTTTGCGGTTTCTAGTCTGCCGCCGTAAATTTCGGCCTGCATAACCGCCCCCGTGCGACCTGCAAACACATTTTACAGGTCGGCaaaatgcggggtctgctagagttgctcttaggagGTCAGTGCTACTCTCAGTCAACCACAGATTAAGCTCCAACTTTAATACTTTGGTGTCTCAGTAATGTGGATTCTCCATTCAATTGAAGACGACGTTTCTGTCGATAACAAGATGTCCGTGATGACTTGGTCAATCTTCAAGCTCTGCAACTTTGACCCGATCTTTCATAGGCGTTCTGTGAGTACGGGGTGGGGTGAGTGTGTGTGTCTGGGTTGTAATCAATGTTTTAGAAGAGTAAGAAATAAACAAGTAATGTATTGCGTACACAAGCCGGACACACCAGCGAAGGCTCTCAAAGCCAACATGTCAACCTAGAACAAGCGGCGGCCAATTCCTAGCAGTATCGTGAGCATCCATATTATGCTTAAGCACTTTTGTTTTAAGAGATGGGGTTTCCCCGCCCAATTTTGTTAATTTTTTAGGCCAACCCCATTTTATGAAACTAGATGAACCCTAAACCCTTTACGTTGTTGCGGGACTATTTTACAACATATTTGTATGTGATTCATTGcatgaaacatgaatatttgaagtaataatataaaaagctaaaactaaaaatacatataATTTATTATGTTTGATTACTATATAGTTGTAAAATGTTTATTAAATATACATAGCATGATAGAATGAAAATTGTCATGTATGTTTGCATGTTGAAATGGGTCTTTTTTCcatgcatgtcatgatgaaatggcatgcttgcatgttgagagacatATGATAGTGGGGCGGGTCTTTTCTCATGCATGTTGTGTGATGATGtaacatgcttgcatgttgagagaaatagttagTGATGGCTAGCTATTTACATACTCCattcattcccttatacaaggccataaactcatattacaggtactaAGGTAACATTTGTTAACTGCTTTGCAAGCCAACTTTTTTTGTTAACCGGGATCACTACATGCATACAAGTATTAAAC
Protein-coding regions in this window:
- the LOC123170733 gene encoding nitrate reductase [NADH]-like, which translates into the protein MAASVQLDEPARTPRVEEEEEASDDEEEHEEWRELYGSQLQLEVEPPLHDARDEGTADAWTERNPSLIRLTGKHPFNCEPPLARLMHHGFITPAPLHYVRNHGPVPRADWSSWTVEVSGLVSRAVRLTMDELVRDFPAAELPVTLVCAGNRRKEQNMVRQTAGFNWGAAGVSTSVWRGARLRDVLRRCGIMGLRKGRGALHVCFVGAEDLPGGGGGGAKYGTSVTREWALDPSRDIMLAYAQNGEPLLPDHGFPVRVIIPGCIGGRMVKWLTRIVVTAAESDNYYHFKDNRVLPSHVDAELADAQAWWYKPEYIINELNTNSVITTPGHDEILPINAFTTQRAYTMKGYAYAGGGKKIIRVEVTLDGGETWMLCTLDIPEKPNKYGRYWCWCFWSVDVEVLDLLGAKEVAVRAWDQAQNTQPEKLIWNLMGMMNNCWFKVKVNVCRPHKREIGLVFEHPTQPANQTGGWMARQKHMETAAPGLKRSTSTPFIHTTDDKQFTMSEVRKHGSKDSAWIVVHGHVYDCTAFLKDHPGGADSILINAGTDCTEEFDAIHSDKAKALLDAHRIGQLITTGGGYTSDNSVHGGSSLAPIREATKATAAPIALSSPREKVRCRLVDKKELSRDVCLFRFALPSSDQVLGLPVGKHIFVCANIEGKLCMRPYTPTSMVDKVGQFELLVKVYFKNEHPKFPDGGVMTQYLESLQVGSSYIDVKGPLGHVEYTGRGSFMIGGKPRRARRLAMICGGSGITPMYQVIQAVLRDQPGDETEMHLVYANRTEDDILLRDELDRWAAEHPDMLKVWYVIDQVKRPEEGWKFSVGHVREDILRAHVPEGGDDTLALACGPPPMIKFAISPNLEKMKEPEEAVPDAPPRRSVIGPEDYLPPGQEELLERVVLERSARDQEEMEERIRRELEYERLFLETGLTASQAHASKEADLRVMKEEQAKLFVDLDPDSSDSD